Proteins found in one Halobaculum sp. MBLA0147 genomic segment:
- the thiD gene encoding bifunctional hydroxymethylpyrimidine kinase/phosphomethylpyrimidine kinase: MRATAPDERPVVLTVAGSDSGGGAGIQADVKTIEATGGFATSVVTSVTAQHTRGVESTHVLPVAEVRAQLDAVFDDFDVRAVKTGMLATAEIVDCVAERARETDVPFVVDPVMVAASGDRLLEPAAEDAYRDLLAAATLVTPNADEAAVLTGIDPDDEADLRRVGERLVADGAEAALVKGGHVDGDPVTDVLVRGAERGNAADGGGGSDGGEGGGTTGREDDGGERDRTVVETVSHERVDTDATHGSGCTLSSSIAARLAGGATLSAAVAGGIDHVARAVRYPLAVGRGPGAVHHTVELRDEGARERTREALVAVRESEPFAAVGESVAVATPYAESPAGVVSAVDDGIAGDNRALESGGDDVGVVFGRETPVVDALLAARERAPTLRVAVTVTHEGDVTTAVDTLGWETVSVEGSDETGDTLADSGMAAGDGTGAPHAVRLGGDESPAVVVVAPDSERLHERLTALVEAADSRREP; this comes from the coding sequence ATGCGAGCCACGGCTCCGGACGAGCGGCCGGTCGTGTTGACCGTCGCCGGCAGCGACTCGGGTGGCGGCGCGGGGATCCAGGCGGACGTGAAGACGATCGAGGCGACCGGCGGGTTCGCCACGAGCGTCGTGACGAGCGTCACTGCCCAGCACACCCGTGGTGTCGAGTCGACACACGTCCTCCCGGTCGCGGAGGTACGGGCACAGTTGGACGCCGTCTTCGACGACTTCGACGTGCGGGCGGTGAAGACCGGGATGCTCGCGACCGCCGAGATCGTCGACTGCGTCGCCGAGCGCGCCCGCGAGACGGACGTCCCGTTCGTCGTCGATCCGGTGATGGTGGCCGCCTCCGGCGACCGCCTCCTGGAACCTGCCGCCGAGGACGCCTACCGCGACCTGCTCGCGGCGGCGACACTCGTCACACCCAACGCGGACGAGGCGGCGGTGTTGACCGGGATCGACCCCGACGACGAGGCCGACCTCCGGCGCGTCGGCGAACGGCTCGTCGCCGACGGCGCCGAGGCGGCACTCGTGAAGGGTGGCCACGTCGACGGCGACCCGGTGACGGACGTGCTCGTCCGCGGGGCGGAGCGTGGGAACGCGGCCGACGGCGGTGGTGGCAGCGACGGAGGCGAGGGTGGTGGAACGACCGGTCGGGAGGACGACGGCGGCGAACGTGACCGGACGGTCGTCGAGACGGTCTCCCACGAGCGTGTCGACACCGACGCGACACACGGGTCGGGGTGTACGTTGTCGAGTTCGATCGCCGCACGGTTGGCGGGCGGGGCGACGCTGTCCGCGGCGGTCGCGGGTGGGATCGACCACGTCGCTCGCGCGGTGCGGTACCCCCTGGCCGTCGGTCGCGGGCCGGGTGCAGTCCACCACACCGTGGAACTGCGCGACGAGGGGGCCCGCGAGAGGACCCGCGAGGCCCTCGTCGCCGTCCGCGAGAGCGAGCCGTTCGCCGCCGTCGGCGAGTCCGTCGCGGTCGCGACGCCGTACGCGGAGTCTCCCGCGGGCGTCGTCAGTGCCGTCGACGATGGAATCGCCGGCGACAACCGAGCCCTCGAGTCCGGCGGAGACGACGTCGGCGTCGTGTTCGGACGAGAGACGCCGGTGGTCGACGCCTTGCTGGCCGCTCGTGAGCGAGCGCCGACACTGCGGGTCGCGGTCACGGTGACACACGAGGGAGACGTGACGACTGCCGTCGACACGCTCGGCTGGGAGACGGTGTCGGTCGAGGGGAGTGACGAGACCGGCGACACACTCGCCGACAGCGGGATGGCGGCCGGTGACGGAACGGGAGCGCCACACGCCGTCCGACTCGGAGGCGACGAGTCGCCGGCCGTCGTGGTCGTCGCACCGGACTCGGAGCGACTCCACGAGCGACTGACCGCACTCGTCGAGGCGGCCGACTCGCGGCGGGAACCGTAG
- a CDS encoding PIN domain-containing protein, with the protein MIAADTSFLVDYLDGEPATLAFVEDHEPEPFAAPSYVLFETYRGGLRSNGPDAVARIADALDWIEPLPTTETAVREAVAVERELRAAGEPVNLGDVIIAGVCRDAGACLVTRDEDFERVSDLEVLSY; encoded by the coding sequence ATGATCGCGGCGGACACGAGTTTCCTCGTCGACTACCTCGACGGCGAGCCGGCCACGCTGGCGTTCGTCGAGGATCACGAGCCGGAGCCGTTCGCCGCTCCGTCGTACGTCCTGTTCGAGACGTACCGTGGTGGTCTCCGGAGTAACGGGCCGGACGCCGTCGCGCGAATCGCCGACGCGCTCGACTGGATCGAGCCCCTCCCGACGACGGAGACCGCCGTCCGCGAGGCGGTCGCGGTCGAACGCGAACTCCGGGCAGCCGGCGAGCCGGTGAACCTGGGCGACGTGATAATCGCCGGCGTCTGTCGAGACGCGGGGGCCTGTCTCGTCACACGAGACGAGGACTTCGAACGTGTCTCCGACCTCGAAGTACTGTCGTACTGA
- a CDS encoding antitoxin VapB family protein codes for MPTKSLTITEEAYDRLRAHKRPDESFTETIIRLTDAEGDPADGFGAMADTPGFAAAVADAREQFDADARERLDDSRERQPR; via the coding sequence ATGCCGACAAAGAGTCTCACGATCACGGAGGAGGCGTACGACAGACTCCGGGCACACAAGCGTCCCGACGAGAGTTTCACGGAGACGATCATCCGCTTGACCGACGCAGAGGGTGACCCGGCCGACGGGTTCGGCGCGATGGCCGACACACCGGGGTTCGCCGCCGCGGTCGCCGACGCACGCGAGCAGTTCGACGCCGACGCACGCGAGCGATTGGACGACTCCCGCGAGCGGCAGCCCCGATGA
- a CDS encoding DUF5784 family protein produces MATPLRFRYSPGRWSGDRVRSALYDALDDNLGAVAATPWFSPPDGYEARRFEMDDGSLALFCWTADGEGPDGTGGGAGGYWVGNTETPSDLWRTTKYDFAEAPAAVTEWVERELTATLHEAEPWLEAYPTLSWFFLPVFCSKDGAETTRRFFRDANAGFPDTTRDEAAGFYESFLAEGTLDPYREEMAAKLGTSELFDLTRMAATMGEFDVAWFLWRAGYDVVPEIEVSTDHVIDYRAERDGEEPTLVEVTRPVPTGRRSTDSPLRAIKDTAQTKTTGQLEAHGGGVTLFVDCSSFADDDWRRIYGEQPDVGHRPAVVFRLRPNGWVQGYTSGSVPLELEP; encoded by the coding sequence GTGGCGACGCCTCTCCGATTCCGGTACTCGCCCGGCCGTTGGTCCGGGGACCGGGTGCGATCCGCGCTGTACGACGCCCTCGACGACAACCTCGGTGCGGTCGCGGCGACGCCGTGGTTCTCCCCGCCCGACGGCTACGAGGCGCGTCGGTTCGAGATGGACGACGGGAGTCTCGCGCTGTTCTGCTGGACGGCCGACGGCGAGGGACCGGACGGCACCGGCGGCGGGGCGGGCGGCTACTGGGTCGGCAACACGGAGACCCCCTCGGACCTGTGGCGGACGACGAAGTACGACTTCGCCGAGGCGCCCGCGGCGGTGACCGAGTGGGTCGAACGCGAACTGACGGCGACGCTCCACGAGGCCGAGCCGTGGCTGGAGGCGTACCCGACGCTGTCGTGGTTCTTCCTCCCGGTGTTCTGCTCGAAGGACGGCGCCGAGACCACGCGTCGGTTCTTCCGCGACGCGAACGCCGGCTTCCCGGACACGACCCGCGACGAGGCGGCGGGGTTCTACGAGTCGTTCCTCGCAGAGGGGACACTCGACCCGTACCGCGAGGAGATGGCCGCGAAGCTCGGCACCTCGGAGCTGTTCGACCTCACCCGGATGGCGGCGACGATGGGGGAGTTCGACGTGGCGTGGTTCCTCTGGCGTGCCGGGTACGACGTGGTCCCCGAGATCGAGGTGTCGACGGACCACGTCATCGACTACCGCGCCGAACGCGACGGCGAGGAGCCGACGCTTGTGGAGGTGACGCGACCGGTGCCGACGGGCCGCCGTTCGACCGACTCCCCGCTGCGGGCGATCAAAGACACCGCCCAGACGAAGACGACCGGGCAACTGGAGGCCCACGGCGGCGGCGTGACGCTGTTCGTCGACTGCTCGTCGTTCGCGGACGACGACTGGCGGCGGATCTACGGCGAACAGCCGGACGTGGGTCACCGGCCGGCCGTCGTCTTCCGCCTCCGTCCGAACGGGTGGGTCCAGGGGTACACCTCCGGGAGCGTCCCGCTGGAGTTGGAGCCGTAG